The Argentina anserina chromosome 3, drPotAnse1.1, whole genome shotgun sequence genome includes a region encoding these proteins:
- the LOC126786023 gene encoding protein SODIUM POTASSIUM ROOT DEFECTIVE 3: protein MKGMDSFLCASSASTAIMDQRAIVRRAHRVPISDHVHVYDRRRNQSHLPMMPCSFDQLPIDPKPLYEKCRSSFSSAQSSDRDQLRRKSYAEIHEQRRKSTSSTSRYRIADDSTVPFIDWISETDATLVPSDHHEAAASNPRLRLIMRSNDESRRPPPAPLRSSSTRSRNQVVVLRVSVHCKGCEAKLRKHLSKMEGVTSFSIDVPTKKVTVIGDVTPLGVLASVSKVKKAQLWSSPTSSQWSA from the exons ATGAAAGGAATGGATAGTTTCCTCTGTGCATCTTCTGCTTCCACAGCCATCATGGATCAAAGAGCCATAGTCCGGCGAGCCCACAGAGTCCCCATTAGCGACCATGTTCATGTTTATGATCGAAGAAGAAACCAATCCCATCTTCCTATGATGCCCTGTTCATTTGATCAGTTACCAATTGATCCGAAGCCACTGTACGAAAAATGCAGGAGTAGTTTTTCTTCAGCGCAGAGCAGCGATAGAGATCAGCTACGTCGGAAAAGCTATGCGGAAATCCATGAGCAAAGAAGAAAGAGTACTTCCTCCACTTCTCGGTATCGGATTGCTGATGATTCCACAGTACCCTTCATCGACTGGATATCGGAGACTGACGCAACATTGGTTCCTTCTGATCATCATGAAGCAGCAGCATCTAACCCTAGACTGCGATTGATCATGAGATCCAATGATGAATCTCGTCGTCCACCCCCAGCTCCATTAAGGTCTTCTTCTACTCGCTCTCGTAACCag GTTGTGGTTCTGAGGGTGTCAGTGCATTGCAAGGGATGTGAAGCAAAACTGAGGAAGCATCTCTCTAAAATGGAAG GAGTTACATCGTTTAGTATAGATGTACCAACAAAGAAAGTTACGGTGATCGGAGACGTGACACCATTGGGTGTGCTCGCGAGTGTATCCAAAGTGAAGAAAGCTCAGCTCTGGTCTTCTCCAACATCTTCTCAATGGTCAGCATGA
- the LOC126786017 gene encoding dirigent protein 25-like: protein MATQKSTSLLLKAITCLFILALAITHTTSARVLDEEDDTPQTQVPVSTVPPPVVGATSASPSATVANGESGHLSFFLHDIIGGTNPSAIAVTGIVTNPAGNGQVPFAKPNGAVLQGDNGIPQNSNNNGIINNNNVPFFTGLGGNINNNLRQNNNNFIGGNNGFPVLNGAQLQPGQSLQKLMFGTLTVFDDELTEGHELGSGLLGKAQGFYVASSIDGSSQTIAFTAMFESGGYADSLTFFGVHRMAASESHLAVMGGTGKYLNAKGYALVKTMNGVNQQNTDGVDTVLQCTVYLS, encoded by the coding sequence ATGGCAACCCAAAAATCAACTTCTCTGCTCCTCAAGGCCATAACATGCCTATTCATTCTAGCTCTTGCAATTACACACACCACCTCAGCCAGAGTCCTTGATGAGGAAGATGACACACCTCAGACCCAAGTACCTGTTTCCACCGTACCTCCTCCTGTGGTCGGTGCCACATCAGCCAGCCCGAGCGCAACGGTGGCCAATGGAGAGTCCGGCCATCTTTCATTCTTTCTGCATGATATAATCGGTGGGACTAACCCTTCAGCCATAGCTGTGACTGGCATTGTGACCAACCCAGCTGGTAATGGCCAAGTTCCCTTTGCTAAACCTAATGGAGCAGTTCTCCAAGGCGACAATGGCATTCCACAAAACAGCAACAACAATGGGATCATCAACAATAACAACGTCCCCTTCTTCACAGGCCTCGGAGGAAACATCAACAACAACCTCAGACAAAATAACAACAACTTCATTGGCGGGAACAACGGGTTCCCCGTTCTGAACGGGGCCCAACTCCAACCAGGGCAGTCGCTTCAGAAGCTCATGTTCGGCACACTCACCGTCTTTGATGATGAGCTCACTGAAGGCCACGAGCTTGGCTCTGGCTTGTTAGGCAAGGCACAAGGATTTTACGTCGCAAGTTCTATAGATGGGAGCAGCCAGACCATTGCTTTCACTGCAATGTTTGAGAGTGGTGGATATGCTGATAGCCTCACATTCTTTGGGGTACACAGAATGGCTGCTTCTGAGTCTCATCTTGCAGTTATGGGAGGGACGGGGAAGTACTTGAATGCAAAAGGGTATGCTTTGGTTAAGACCATGAATGGAGTGAATCAGCAAAATACTGATGGAGTTGATACTGTTCTTCAGTGTACTGTGTATCTTAGCTAG